GGGAGGTGGCCTCCTCCTTGCCCTCCTCGCTGcccttcttgttcttcttcagCGAGATGCCCTTGAACTTGAAGGAGTTCTTCAGGGagaacttcttcttcttcttgccctCCTTGGCAGCCTCGCCCTCCGCTTTGGCTGCCTCGCCCTCGGCCGCAGGAGCGGGCTCGATTGCGTCTCCGGTGCTGGGCTCGCCCTCCTTGGCTGGCTCCGCGGTTCCATTTCCATCCGCAGCCGCTGCTTCCCCATCGGGTTTGGCTGAAACGTCGCCGTTGGTTTTGACATGGCCgttctcctgcagagagagagagagttacgGATTAAAATACTGGAGGTGGGTCAAAGCAAACACACTGCCTGTGGAATTATTTATGCATAATGAGATGAGCGCACTGTAAACACATAAGCATTAGCCCATTTATGCCTACAGTTAATCCATGTTATTCTTCAGGAGAGCAGCTCTGACTGTGGCGGGAGGGGGGGAAAGAGATCAACAGCTGTCTGCATTACTCTGAGCTGGCACACGGGGGCAGTAGTGCTACATCAAAAACATCAACACTACCAGCAAGTTGGGGAACAAAGGAATCCCCGTGAAACCTGCTCTGCGCTCTCATCCTACATCTACCAGCTCCACGCAAGAGCGCAGACAGCTCACATCGGTTCCAGCTCAGACAAAGCCACAATCAGTCCACGCACTcaccaacagcagcaacaggGGCATTTTTACAAGTCTCGAAGTGGGTCACATGTGTTCATCTGGGCATCGCTGTAGTAACGCGTATCCTCACCGGATCAGTCACACACCAGTAATCGAAACGCACAATTTACTTCTAACATATTTAAATTGTTCAAAGTTTACGCGGAAACCCACTTcacagtatatgtgtgtgtgtgtgagagagagactgtATGTGGGTAACAGCCGGGGGGGAAATGGGGTCAAAACTGGCGCCTGCACGCGCTTTGTTTGCAACTCCGCAAAATGCGCCTCCAGCAGAACGCATTTGCATCCTTTGCACCGCTCGCCTCGCATCTTTTGTTCGACGCTCAGAGCGACTATCCGCCCAACTCATGACAGAAAACACGCTCAAAACTCACACAGGGACCCAAATCCGACGCTCTCGGGTGAAATGTGCGCGTAAATCTCCCCAGTGGGACAGCAGACGGAATTAACAAAGGCAGGCGGGCAACTGCGCGCTGCTCGACGGCTGCTCAGCTGGAGGTCTCCTGATGCCCTCATTTTAGGCTAAATACAAAACAGTTTTAAGTGTTTTCCCCCACAGCTATGAACGAACCCTGACACCAAGGAGCGACCGCCACCCCCCCCACCGCGGCACCCATGCCGCCAGTGGGCGTCGGGTGCCATGTGGCTCCCCGCTGATGCTCGGGCGCACCGGGGCCGCTTTACTCACCTGGCCGTTGGCTTTAGCAGCAGCAGGGTCGGCGGCTTTGCCCTCAACAGCTACTCCACCCTTGGACAACTGGGCTCCCATTTTTGTCTTTCCTTTAGGTTTtttgaacaaaaaataaaatcgaAAAAGAAAACCCTCGAGGAGTTTTTGAGATTTAAAAATCCAGCTCTAGGATAGGTGAGAGCGTTCCCCCTAAAAAAAGAGGTGCAAATCCGACAGGATCTCCTTTACAAAGGTTTGTCGACAAGAAGACCCCCCCTTAAGCTAGTGTGAACCCCACGGAGGCTGAGCTCAAATTAAACGATGTCAGGGAGACGGCTGTGAGTATTTCAACCGCGCCTCAAAATCGACCAAAGACCCCTCCCCTGGGCGTGGCGACCGGGCTTTGTCCAATCTGCAGCGGGGGGATGGGCCTCCTTCTCCGGGCTGTCACTGCAACAGTCTGCCACTCAGCTGGAGCATCAGCAAGACTTTATTTTCCAGCTGCTTCAGATGTCTGGAAGATtgtgaacacattttaaacttTGTTCACTTGTGAATTGtttataatttggcacaaatggAAAAATTAATTCATTTGTTCTGGAAAACAAGACAAGTTTTAGAGGTTTGATCAGAACAGGTGAGCAGAAAAGTTAAGTGAAGGTAAGAACAAGCAGTGGAAATATACTTTTAATAAAAGTCCTGAGTATATGCACAGCATCACTGCTGTACTTAAAGGAGTTTAAAGATGTGCATCAAAGCATTTTAAAGCAGATTTTAGaattaaaacaacattttatcttttatctgaaatctttatttttcctcAGTGAAAAAGTAAATATGTGTCTCTTGTTTTGATTAAAAAGTCTAATATATGGCACCTGTTGGATAGAAAATTATATTCTCCTCAAATAAATAATGTCTAAGACGTGATCAGTAAATCATAACTATTCAATAAACTGTGAGGAAAAATAGAGGTAGCATAAAAGTCAGcactaaaagtatttttatcagtgtgtgtgtgcctgaagatgaaaaatgaacataaaatatGTCTTAAGACAAAACACATGACAAACAGATTCAGCTTTAACAGTTAGATGAAAGAAGAAACGAGCAAACATATAAGCATGAACATTTATACGCACGGTATTTCAGTGATTTTATTCCATCACCAGCAAGTAAAACTATTCCTTTTCATCTGTGGTGATGAGTAGTTACAGTTGTAGCTAAAATGCAGATGTTTAACCAAAGTCATGGCTAACAGTGGATGTTGTCAGTTAAAGATATGAATTTGGAGTTGAAGCAGTTGTGTTCACTAGCATACGGAATATCTGGTAAACAGAGTAGTCGCCGAATGGTTGAAGTAGTAAGCCATCAGTTATGGATGAATATTCTGAATCCCTCTAAAAACGTTCGATTATTCCAAGCCTAGGACTTGCAGCTCTCTGAGGTGTCCCATGTTAATCTGCTGTTCAGCCTCCCAGCAACATCCTTTATCTCAAAGAGGCCCTCCGCAGAACTCGATGATCGCAGAACAACAGCACATCAATGAGAAGTGAGGAATTTTAATGGCCTCCTCTGGAATTTGAGCGACAGGGCCCGGCTTTCCAAGAGAAAACCCGTTACATAACACGC
Above is a window of Oreochromis niloticus isolate F11D_XX linkage group LG19, O_niloticus_UMD_NMBU, whole genome shotgun sequence DNA encoding:
- the marcksl1a gene encoding MARCKS-related protein 1-A, with the protein product MGAQLSKGGVAVEGKAADPAAAKANGQENGHVKTNGDVSAKPDGEAAAADGNGTAEPAKEGEPSTGDAIEPAPAAEGEAAKAEGEAAKEGKKKKKFSLKNSFKFKGISLKKNKKGSEEGKEEATSPTTEDKPEENGHAAKETKEETPAAEAKEGEAAEAAPAPEEEAKAAEEAPPTEAAPAEEAPAEDTTPAASEGEAKAE